The sequence below is a genomic window from Saccopteryx leptura isolate mSacLep1 chromosome 3, mSacLep1_pri_phased_curated, whole genome shotgun sequence.
ggctgcgggaggggaagaaagagacagagaggaaggagagggggaggggtggagaagcagatgggcgcttctcctgtgtgccctggtcggaaatcaaacccaggaacatccacatgccagactgatgctctaccactgagccaaccagccagggccaataaataaaatctttaaaaaaaattttataggtcACGGAACAATGGTAATTTTTCCTATTGATTATTAAGATCTCTTTGCTTGGTTTCAAATTGCAGGGTCCTTTGTACAGTTTTGACATTACTATACTAGGCAAAATGAGgatttcttatatataaaaattagcataggccctggccggttggctcagtggtagagtgcggaagtcccgggttcgattcccggccagggcacacaggagaagcacccatctgcttctccacccctccccctctccttcctctctgtctctctcttcccctcccgcagccgaggctccactggagcaaagatggcccgggcgctggggatggctccttggcctctgccctaggcgctagagtggctctggttgcaacagagcgatgccccggaggggcagagcatgctccctggtgggcgtgccgggtagatcccggtcgggcgcatgcgggagtttgtctgactgtctctccccatttctggcttcagaaaaatacagaaaaaaaaaaaaaaaaattagcatagcctgaccaggcagtggcgcagtgcatagcgcgtcggactgggatgcggaaggacccaggtttgagaccccaaggttgccagcttgagcacgggttcatctggcttgagcaaaaagctcaccagcttggacccaaggttgctggctcaagcaaggggttactcagtctgatgaaggcccacggtcagggcacatatgagaaagcaatcaatgaacaattaaggtgttgcaacgaaaaactgatgattgatgcttctcatctctctccattcctgtctgtctgtccctatctatccctctctctgtccctgtaaaaaaataaaattaaattaaaaaaatttaaaaaaattagcataaAATGATAAGTATGTAAAAAGGTagcatttcagccctggccggttggcttagtggtatagcgtcggcctggcgtgcaggagtccgggttcgatttccagccagggcacacaggagaagtgcccatctgcttctccacccctccccctctcctttctctgtctctctcttcccctcccacagccaaggctccatctgagcaaagttggccgggtgctgaggatggctctgtggcctctgcctcaggcgctagaatggctctggttgcaacagagcgacaccccagatgggcagagcattgccccctggtgggcgtgccgggtggatcccggtcgggcgcatgtgggagtctgtctgcctccctttttccaacttcagaaaaatacaaaaaaaaaaaaaaaaaaaaagatagcatttCAAATTATAGGTACTTAAGGaagctgaggcctgacctgtggtggcacagtggattaagtgtcaacctggaatgctgaggctgctggttcgaaaccatgaaattgcctggtcaaggcacatatgggagttaatgcttcctttccttccctccttctctttctctttcttttatccctctcccttctctctaaaatgaataaataaaaatttaaaaataataaaggaagctGAGGACACTCGTTTAACAGCTGGGGTATGAACACAGGAAAGCTGACTCTAGAGAATGCACTCTTTACTACTACTAGTATATTACCTTCTCATGGTATATACATAATACATGGCTTCTTCCATAAAGATTTTGAattctaaatattaaatttttgacctgaccaggcagtggcgcagtggataaagcaatggactgggatgttgaggacccaggttcaaaaccccgaggtctccggcttgagcgcagggtcactggcttgagcatgggatcacagacatgaccccatggttgctggcttaagcccaaaggtcgctggtttgagtccaaggctggtagcttgagtaaggggtcacttgtttaATCCACTgtggcccccaggtcaaggcacatatgaggaagacataactgaacaactaaggagctgcagcgaagaattgatgcttctcatctctgtcttccttcctgtctgtctgtccctgtctgactctgtctctgccaaaaaaattttttttgtacataAGGAAGGTCTATTTATgaaattaaatggaaaagaacagactGGGTAAACATTTACAACACCTGACACAACAAAGGGGTTAACATAGAGATTAAAAGCACCTTAGCTACCACATCAGCAGATTTTGGAGCTGGCAGACCACCAtccaatttctattttttaaattaattaattaattaattattttttttcagagacagagagagagtcagagagagggatagacagggacagacagacaagaacagagagatgagaagcatcaatcattagtttttcgttgtgctttgcaacaccttagttgttcactgattgctttctcatatgtgccttgaccgggggccttcagcagaccaagtaactccttgctcaagccagtgaccttgggtccaagctggtgagcttttgctcaaaccccgcactcaagctggtgacctcggggtcttgaagttgggtcctccgcatcccagtctgatgctctatcaactgtgccaccgcctggtcaggcaccatccAATTTCTAGCTTCATCAATTACTACTCATGTGACCTAGGGCAAGTTACTTATTTCATCTTTGCTCTAGGTTTCTCATCTAGAAATGGGCATAATACTACTACTTACTTCATAGAGTTGTTCAGAAGATAAATGtatagcacttagcacagtgccttatTTTAGTACTTATTATGTTAGTACTATGCACTTATTATTTTAGTACTATTAGCAAAGATTGTTATAAAGCAATAAGAAAAGTACAATCAAAGCtatagaaaaatgaacaaaaatacataaagagcagtttataaagaaaaacaacacctggcctgtggtggcacagattgttggcctggaacactgaggtcatcggtttgaaaccctgggcttgccgggtcaagacatatgacaagcaaccataaatgaacaactgaagtgaagcaactaagagttgatacttctcgctccctcacccattcctctctgtaaaatcaataaataaaatcttttaaaaaccgcAATTCTCAATATAGTAAATAatcaaagcaataaaaattataccattttttctacacattaacaaaaaatatatatttaaaaaaatatatttttaagactttattcattttagagagagacagagagagagagagaaagggggggaggagcaggaagcatcaagtcccatatgtgccttaactgggaaagcccagggtttgaaaccagtgacctcagcgttccaggtgacgtttaatccactgtgccaccacaggtcaggcaacaacaacaaaaatatatatatattttaaatttttctgaagctggaaacggggagagacagtcagacagactcccgcatgcgcccgaccgggatccacccggcacgcccaccagggtccatgctctgcccctccggggcgtcgctctgccgcgaccagagccactctagcgcctggggcagaggccaaggagccatccccagcgcccgggccatctttgctccaatggagccttggctgcaggaggggaagagagagacagagaggaaggagggggggtggagaagcaaatgggcgcttctcctgtgtgccctggccgggaatcgaacccaggtcccccgcacgccaggctgacactctaccgctgagccaaccggccagggctgcaacaaaatatatttttaagtgctcATACCCAAAGCTGTTAAGAGTTTAAGAAACAGACACAATTTTGCAATTTGGCAGTTTGGTAAAGTGATTTTATGAAGTTATTCTAAGGAAATCAAGTAGGTATACAAGGATGTatgcatgagaatgtttattGTTAacatttgtagttttcaatatcgAAAACTTGTAAACAACTTCAGTGTAGaggattttaaatgaataaacagtATAGAAAATTCCTTACAATGTAACACAATgcagtcaataaaaataatgattaaaatggtTTCAGTGACCATCATATCCTGCTTGGACTATGCTGTGTCCAGTGTCTCCCTCTCAACTTATTCTCTACACAGCTGCTGAACTTGAATCTCATGTCTTTCCCTTGCTTGATGCCCTCTTGGCTCCTCATTGCAAAATGGATAAAACTGGAGTCTTCTCTTTTTGTTACATTCCAGTAACATGGGACTTAACATGCTTCTCAGCTGGTCTTTGTGCCCAGTTGTTCTCTCAGGATTTAGCATTCCAGTGACAGCCAGACTGGTTAGAATCATCCTGTTCTGTCCTCTGATAGTTTCATGTCTCCTTTGGAGCTCTTACACAcattattaaatgtttatatgTTATTTGTTTACTATATGTTTCTCCCATTAGTTTAAATCCCAAGAGGGCAAAAATGATCTGTTTAGCCACCATTTTATCCATTGCACCTAATATGGTGCCCAACATACATGCTTGATGcattcactgaatgaatgaatgattaaatgaaaagCAGGTTACAAAATAATGCGAGTCCAAGTTGTTAAAAGAGGGGACCCAAGACGCATCCTGCCGGTAACAGACACAGAAATGAACTGCCTCCTGCAGGATGGCGCTAGCCAGGTCTTTCCTAGAAAGAGGAAGGCACGCCTTGGATGTGCGGGAAATGGGGCAGAAGCTTGTTGGGAAGAACAGAGCTGGGTGGGAGGGGAGGCTCACCTGGGGTGTAAGACTCAGACTAATGGGGAGATAGGCCTCTAGGTGAGGGACTCAGCACCACTACTGGAAGTTTCCAGCGTGAGCAGCGTCAGGGCACATCCTAGAGGATGGCATGGGGAAGTGGTGGAAGCAACCCGCGGCACATCCTCCCCTCTCTGGCACGCGACTTCAGGACTCCCATCCTCCACATCACCACACCTATCACAGAGGATGCCAGGCtagcttatttttttcccttctgagtAATGGGGTCCTTATTTCCCTGCTCAGCTCCAGATTAATGTTTGCTACTAAGAAGCCCACCACTCCCACCTGGCACATATCTCTTGGCTCCTGGCACAATCCTCAAGTCCTGGAAAAGCCTTTCTAACGTCCCTCAGGAGCCAAATAAAACACATCCTAAAAGAATGAATTCACCCATTTATTCAACTTCCCCATGTGCAAGACATTCTTTGATGGAGTGTCATGGAGGCCTTTAAGGGCGAGAgaggcggggcagggatgtgcatAAGGCTTAGAAGTAGGTTTAAAGTCTAGGCTTCATTTTAGAATTGGGTAACGAGGAGAAGCTATTGAAGATTTTAGAGAGGACATAACTGGCCTTGTGCAAAATTTTGGGAGCAAGGCAGCAGATGGGGAGTCAGGCTGGCTGTGATGCAAAGTAATTAACGTGAGGCAGTAGTGGCAGTCAGGATGGATGCTGAGTGATGTAGGTTCTAAGCCAGGGAGCGTAGTGGCACTTCATTAATTGACACTGGgttggaggaaggagagagctcACAGCTCGGgtgtggagggagaagaggaaaagaccAGTATATGAGGATGGGTGCTCGCTTGTTGCCTCATTCTTGGGGCAAGTAAGTAAGGGGGAAGACCATCATTCCCTGTTCATGCCTGATACCTTGTTTGGGGAGGAGGCTCCACCACCCTCCATAGTTTTTAGTTTTGAGTCCAGGctgaagtcagagaaaaacaggagaagaaaaggaggagccaAAAATTGAAGCAAAGTCCATCACGGGTAGGGAGCTAGAAGGCCCCCTTCAAGTAACTCAGGCTTGGCAGCTTGTGCTGCGCTTGTAGAAGGTTCCCTCTTACAAAGGCTGAATAACTGAAGCAAGCCTGAGCACAGTAGGACCTGTGCATCTGTGGGGCCAGGCCACCAGTGTCAACTCACCACCCCCACTCCAACCACACAGAGGGCGGTGCACGCTGGCTTTTTCTGAGTGCATCAGCTCACATCCAGAGCAAGAGCGCAGAGCCCAGCTGGTCTAGGTGAGGCGTCTTGCCCTAGCAAGGCTGACTGGGACACTGCTGGCCTGCGGCTGCCCCTGCCGCCAACTCACTCCTCCCAAGGGCTCATGTCGGTGTCGATAGCCACGCAGTTGTAAGCTGCATAGCGGAGCTTCTCTTCGCACACTTTGGCGCTGCaagtgggagagacagggagTTGGTTAGTGCCAGGTGTAGATGCCCCCCATCACCACCAGGAGCGATGGGGCTCCAGTTAGTTAAGTACACTTCAGCGCTTCATCCACCTTAGGATGTCACCTTTCACTCGCTCCCCATTCTCTGGTCTCAAACCTAGGAAACTCACCTGGCATAGTGAGGTAGGAAGAGGGTGCTGGAGCAGGTGGAAGACTCAGGCAGTGCATCTGTGGTCTCGCAGCTGAAGGCATGGAGAGGCCACAGATCAGAAAGAATTGTAGAAACACAGGGCATGGGTCTGACATGTATGTGTAGGGAGCTGGGAAGAAGGCTGGCCATCACCCCTTCAGACCCCCTTtggacctcccctccccacttacCCCAGCTTGTCCGGGTATATGTAGATCCGTGCAGGCAGACGGCTACGGCCGGTGACAAAGCGCAGGAAGCGGCTCCGGTCCTCTGGATGGAGAGGGAAATGAGTGCCCACACTTCCAGCCTGGCTCGATATCCCATAAGTGGAGTCAAACCCAGGTATTACTCTGTCCTCTACCACTGACCATTGGTAAAGTTGTTCAGTGCCTCCCAGAAATACTGCACCCGTGTGTCAGATGGCTCGAAGTCCTCAAACCGGGCTGGTGGTGACAAGgccagaatttattcttgtatccTGACAAACACAGCCCTTAAGCCCTGCCCTGCTATTGCCCTGCCCCCCACTCACTGAGCTTTCGCAGAGCATCTACAGTGACCTCTGGGTCCCCGCACACCTTCTTCTCCAACTCTTGCCAGGTCAGCAAGTCCAGCACAGCCTGTGGCACCACCTTCAGCAGACCTGTCTGCATCGCTGCCACCTGGGGAGGAGGGAAAAACCTGGCTGGGGAAGAGGGCATAACTCCCAGCTCAGTGTGTGATGGGGCCACATGGCTTCCACTTGGGGAGTTAATGGGGGTCATGGGCTTTGCTCAGCATTGGGGTAACTGTGTCCTCCACTGACAGGCAGGAATGTGGGGCAGAGGGATGGTGGAAGCCAGATTGGGTACTGGTGGCCTATCAGGCTGGGCTCTGGTTATTAGGGGCTGTCCAAAATTCTCCGTTCTGCCAGCCTCTGGGCAGTACCTGCTCCTTGCTCTCCTCTAGTCGTGCCTTCTGCACCAGTTGGATAAAATGGGAACGATCCTCATATCCCACCACGATGCCTGCACCCCCGGGGATCAGCTCCACCACCTGCTGGTCACTCAGTACAGTGGTGAATGTTAGCTCCTTCCCAAATTTGAACTCAAATGTCTCCTTGTCCATTCCTTCCATCACTTCCAGGAGCTTCACCTAGGGGttgaagagaggcaggaagatcAGCTTCTCATGTGGAAACAGTCCTGTTTTTCCTCGAGATGCTCACAAGCAAGCAGGGTAGACAGCCAGGCAAGGAAGTCCCCATGCAGCCATGAGGGAAGTAAGGGGGTCAGTACAAGGGCTGTGAAAGCAGCAAGACAACATGAAATCAGGCTTGCAGGCCAGGGAAAGTGTCCTGGAGGAAATGGCATCTATGCTGAGACCCAAATGATGGCTAGGAGTTGGCTAGACCACAAGGAAGTCAGGAGAGAGAATATTGGAAAAGGATCTAAGAAATCTGGTCCGCTGGAACCTGAATGTGAACCAAGTGGCCACATATACCTGGATTATGTAAGGCCTTTCTGGATTCTGCATTTTATCCTAACCCCAAGGCAGAGGCTTTGAAAGGTTTAAATGAGGAGTGTGAAATGAATTACTCTGGCTGTTGAAGATCAGACAGGTAAGGTAGGGTTATAGCTTTTGTAGTTAGTGGCTGGGTCAGAAAGGAGGGTGGCCTGTACCAGGGAAAATAGTGAGATGGGAAAAGTGAACAGATTCCAGGAGATATAACAAAATATgagaggtgagggaggaggagtGAAGAATGAGCGGCCTGAGGGTCCTGGCAGGGGAAGGGGTGTGTGGCAGTGCCATTCTGAGACAGAGCTCCAGAGGACAGTAGACTGGGGAGTTGCAGTATGCTGTAGTGTGCCACCACAGTGCAGATGCCTATATGGCCCCAGGCTTCAGAGAGAGGCTGGGGTTGGAGGTAAAGATTTAGGAGTCACCAGAATATGGGTAGTAGTTGAAAGCATGAGAGTAGATGGGATTGGAGAGGGAGCATGTGTGTGGTAGGAGAAGGTTCAGAACAGCCCCGGGGAACAGCAACCtttgggggctgggcagagcaAACACTAGCTCCAAGCCCTACTCACCAGCACAGAGTCCACAGCTGGGAAGTCCTTGCTCCAGCTCACCTCCTCACCAGACAGCTGCTTCCACACAAAACCAGGCAGAGCCAGGACCTATGGGACAAATATTCACTAATCTCTTCTCATCCTAAACTACCCAGATTTGGCTGGCCCTTCTTCCTTCCAGGGGCCAGGATGATCTGACGCGCTGCAGATTGGGTCACTCACCAGGAACTCCTTACCCCGAAGGGCAGCCCCCATCAGCTGTCCAATCCACTCGTACTTGGCAAAGTCTCGGCAGGAGGGGTTGGGCACATACATGTCCCGGGCTTCACCTGTGCCATTGCCCTGCCCCCCCAGACAGAGATGTCAGCATGGGATAGGATGGACCTACATTGTTGCCTGAGATTCTCCAAAGAGTTTCCTGAACGCCTTCCACTGGAGGCCCTGAAGGATCCCTCTGAATGTATAATGGCTCCCCCTTCCCTGTCTGTCCAGAGGTTACCCAGGGCAACTCAGACACTCTTCTGCCTTCTTGCTAGCTCAGCCTGGTACTGGGGAGGTTTGCAGAGACAGAACAGCAGAAACAACTTGGGAGGTCGGAGTGGGAGATTACCTGATTGGCTGTGCGTACAAAGAAGGGCAGAGGCACAGGGGTGTCCGCCGAGCTAGGACACAGCTCTTCTGACATGTCTGCCAGGCTATCCCGAAAACCACCCCCTGAAATGACAGATAAATCCCCTCAGCTGGGGCATTCAAGAGCTCCAGCCCCCATAATGGGGTAATAAAAGCAGGTCCCTTATCTTGGTTAGCTGGTGACCCCAGAAGCCtctaccactctaactagggcaGGACACTTATCATCCTCCCTCAGGGCCTCACCTTGGTCAATAATGCCTTCTGCAATGAATTTACACTCCCACCACTGGTCATAGCGCATGGGCCACCTGTAAATAGGGGAGGAGATCTGTCATGCTGGACCAGGACTTGAAATGATTCACTAGCTCAGACAACAGCCAGGTGTAGGGGTACAGAAGGGTAATGGTGAGGGGTTCCAAAGGCAGTGTGCCTGAGTGTATATGTGTACATGTCTGCTCTAAGCCCCTCACCCTCATGCCATACCTGTAGTCCAGAGGCTTTTCATACTTGTCAGAGGGCTTGAGGCCTTCATAAACCTGGGGcaggggaaagaggagggagttGTAGGAGAAATTCTGTGTCAAGACCTGGTCCCATTCTTGCCCAAAGACCTTGCTCAAGTTCCTCTTGGCCCAGCCCCTTACCGACCCTCCCTCAGTACACCCCAGGTAGTTCAGACCTGGGTGAAGACAGCGTTCTTGCAGGCAGGGTCCCTTAAGGGACAGGCACGGTGTTCCATGGCAAGGCGTCGGTTGATATACAGGCGTGGCATGAAACTGGGCTTGCTGCTCTCTGAATCACGCAGGCACTGGCTCACCAGGCCTGGCCGCTGGTGTGACAGCAGCAGGAACTGCTTCACTTGCTGGTGATAAAAGGTGGCCAGAGCAGGACCGGCAGGCAGTCAACCTCTGTCCAGGCCCTAGAACCTTTCTCTATTTCCTGGACCCAATTCTACTGTTCCAGTCTAAGCCTATTCATCTCTGTCCTTGCTTCTAGTCCTTCCCTTAGTCCAGCCACCAGGGGGAGCTTTCTAAAACAGAAGAATCCAACTTTGTCATTACCTTACTTAAAACTCTCCCAATGGGGCCTgacggcgcagtggatagagcgtcggactgggatgcagaggacccaggttcaagaccccgaggtcaccagcttgagcgtgggctcatctggtttgagcaaaactcaccagtttggacccaaggtccactggcttgagcaaggggttacttggtctgctgaaggcccacagtcaaggcacatatgagaaagcaatcaatgaacaactaaggtgtcgcaatgcgcaacaaaaaactaatgattgatgcttcttatctctctatccctgtccatccttctctctgactgtctctgtctctgtaaaagaaaaaaaaaccctcttccaATGGGTCCACTGACCTGGGGCAAAGTCCCTTCTCCATAGCTTGGCCTGCAGTGCCCTCTACTACCAGGGTCTGCTTCCTGCCCACTGCCTCTATAATCACATCATCATCTAGAATTGCTAGTGACTACCAGTATGCACCTTTTATGCAAACTGTCCTACCTATgctgtctcctctctttccccagcTCCTGTGTATTTTACACACTATCTTGGAAATAGTCCCCAAAGACTAAATTTTGACTATTTGCACATGGCTTTCTTCCTATATACCCAGAGCCTAGCAAAGGTCCAGGCCTAAAGTAGGTTTTAAGAACTCTGCTGAAGAGTGAATGATCATATTAGCAGAAAGGAGGGCCCACTGCCAAGACTAGCACTGGATGGGTCAGGCTCACCTTAATCTCACTGAAAGTGCCCAGCGTGTGGTCCCAGGCAGGTACCAGGTGGTGCAGGACGCTGTCTAGGATCTTTATGAATCTAGGGTGGGTAGGTAAAGGGTACTAAAGCTAAAGATTTGGGCATGAATGTAAGCCCCCCCTTAATCCCCAACACACAGGTATAGAAGCAGCCAGCACCCAGGGGCTGCTCTGACTCTTGTAGTAAAACAGCTTACATGCAGTGTAAGACCTTGGGGGCCTCCTCCACATAGACACAAAAGGCTCAGgatagggggaagggaagagcctGGCAGGCCCAGGACCATAGCTACCTCTGCAGGAGAACAGCCCTGCGGTATAGTACTTCAGGGTCAGTGCCTTCCAGGCGTGGATATCGCACCAGGCTGGTGGGCTGGAACAGGTCTGCATTCAATCCTAGTTCCCGTTGTCTAGATGACTTGATCTTGACCCCTCGAAGACGCACATCAATCCCGTCATCTGTGAGGAGTCAGAACATTTTCACTTACTGTGCCCACTGCCTCCTTGGTATCATTAAGATCCCTTtctacttaccttttttttttttttaaagagaggaggggagatagagagacagactcccacatgtgccccgactgggatctaccggtgacccccacctggggctgatactctgcccatctgggcccatgcttgcaaccaagctatttttagtgcctgaggcggaggctatatggagccatcctcagctcccagggctaatgtgctcaaatcaaaaaagccatggctgcgggagggagaaagagagagaaagagagaaagagagagagagagagagagagagaagagggggatgggggaggggaggagaagcagatggtcacttctcctgtgtgctctgactgggaatcgaatccagggcTTCCAAAAGTGGAGtcaacaatctaccactgagccaactgtccagggccacctATTTCTAATTATTGTATTCTCTGTTGGTCCTTTTGTCCACTACTATAATTGTGGGAATGCCTGAGGGTCCCAACTCAGTTCCTCTTTCAGGTGAGCCTAACCATCTCCATGGATTTAAGGCAGGTCTATAACCCAGTACCTTCCACCTGGCTCAGGCCTCAAAGCATCAAATCCTGGATTTAGTTCAGCTATCACCTTCATTTCAACTCCAAGCCCATCCTCTTCTCTCCACACTTACTGTCAGCTAGCCCCCATCTACACACTGGAGTTCCATTTCCCTCCTTATAGCCTTAAGCCCTACCTCGACACTCGACGATACGAATCTCAATGATTGGGAGGTGGACAGTCATGTCTTCTAGGACACAGACATCCCCGATCAGGGTCCTGAGGAGACAGATGTAAGGCACTTTAGATACCCCTTGCCTTCAGGGATTGCTGGGGTCTTACCCAATCTTCATTGCTGGGTCAGTCCCCACTGCTTGGATTATGTACCACCTCCCACCCAGGCCATCTTGCTCACTCGTCAATGCTCACGTCACTCAGCTTCTTCAGGTTGTCCCCTTCGCCTCCATAGACAACAACTCGCTTAGGCATAAAGTTGTCATCTGTGGTGTCAACTGTGAGTAGCAGCttcctggggggggagggagacagtATGCAGATGGGTCTATGGACACTCCCAGGCACAAGGCTCACCCACCCTGTCCTATTCAGACCACACTCACTTGACAATGGTGCCCTTTTTCATGGTAAGCCGCACCCAGTGTTGGCACTGGGACCCATCACTCTCCCAGTAGGTGTCTGCATTGCTGTCCGTCAGGCAGGACACATTGAACTCCTCctggggaagggcagagaggtgGAATAAGTGTTTACCCCCACTCCCTGCACTGGGAGTATTCGTTGGGTCAGGAAGGACAAGAGAGAAAACGCAGTGGATCTGGGTTAAATGAGCAGCTGGTAGGGGTGGAATTGTCTAGGGGCTTCTATAGGATTTCCAAGTAGGGGGGCTAGACCGAGTCTGGCCTATGGGGATTCGGATTTAGCCCTCTTCTAGAGATGAGGGTTCTGGATCTAGGAAAATGTGACTACCTCTTGCTTGGGGTGGGAGGAGTCCCAGCACCCACCGTGTAGGAGGAAACGTCTATGCTCTCCACATACTGCTTCACACTACCCAGGTTCTCATCCTCCTTGCCCAGGTGGTCGTATAAGAAGTGGATCA
It includes:
- the HECTD3 gene encoding E3 ubiquitin-protein ligase HECTD3; the encoded protein is MAGPGPGAALETPRQLLGRIRFLAEAAQSLRAGRPLPAALAFVPREVLYKLYKDPAGPSRVLLPVWEAEGLGLRVGDAGPAPGTGSGPLRAARNSIELRRGSCVRTTGEELCNGHGLWVKLTKEQLAEHLGDCGLDEGWLLVCRPAEGGARLVPIDTPDHLQRQQHLFGVDYRPMLRWEQVVDLTYSHHLGSRPQPATAYTEAVQRLLYVPPTWTYECDEDLIHFLYDHLGKEDENLGSVKQYVESIDVSSYTEEFNVSCLTDSNADTYWESDGSQCQHWVRLTMKKGTIVKKLLLTVDTTDDNFMPKRVVVYGGEGDNLKKLSDVSIDETLIGDVCVLEDMTVHLPIIEIRIVECRDDGIDVRLRGVKIKSSRQRELGLNADLFQPTSLVRYPRLEGTDPEVLYRRAVLLQRFIKILDSVLHHLVPAWDHTLGTFSEIKQVKQFLLLSHQRPGLVSQCLRDSESSKPSFMPRLYINRRLAMEHRACPLRDPACKNAVFTQVYEGLKPSDKYEKPLDYRWPMRYDQWWECKFIAEGIIDQGGGFRDSLADMSEELCPSSADTPVPLPFFVRTANQGNGTGEARDMYVPNPSCRDFAKYEWIGQLMGAALRGKEFLVLALPGFVWKQLSGEEVSWSKDFPAVDSVLVKLLEVMEGMDKETFEFKFGKELTFTTVLSDQQVVELIPGGAGIVVGYEDRSHFIQLVQKARLEESKEQVAAMQTGLLKVVPQAVLDLLTWQELEKKVCGDPEVTVDALRKLTRFEDFEPSDTRVQYFWEALNNFTNEDRSRFLRFVTGRSRLPARIYIYPDKLGCETTDALPESSTCSSTLFLPHYASAKVCEEKLRYAAYNCVAIDTDMSPWEE